The genomic region TAGTCCTTGTAGATCGGGCCGAGGTTGATGTACTCGAAGACCAGGCCCAGGTTGAACCAGACCATCAGCTGGACGAGGACCGGGGTGCCCCGGAAGAACCAGATGTAGAACCACGAGATCGACGAGGTCACCGGGTTCTTGGACAGCCGCATCACGGCCAGCACGATGCCGCCGACGATGCCGATCGCCATGGAGAGCACGGTGAGCAGCAGGGTCTGGCCGACACCGTGGATGATCCGGTGGTCGAAGAAGAAGTCGGGGATCGCCGACCAGTTGATCTTTCCCTGGGAGAATGCGTAGACGATCGCCACGAGCACGGCGATGGCGACGACCGCGGCGACGTACCTCCCGTAGTGCCGGACCGGGATGGCCCTGATGGCCTCCGAGGGTCCGGCGGGCCGCGCGTCGACGGGGCCCACCTTTTCCATGTCAGCAGTCATGGGTGATACCTCTCAGCGCCGGTGTCCGGTCAGGATCCGCCGTTGATCTTGGCAGAGGTGACCGCGCCCTGCTCGGCACCCCACTTGGCCAGGATCTTGTCGTACTCACCGTTCTTGATGATGGCGTCCATCGCCTGCTGGATCGCCTTGGTGAGCTGGTCGTTGCCCTTGGCGACGGCGATGCCGTACGGCGCGGCCTGGACCGTGGGGCCGACGATCTGGAAGTCCTTGCCGCCGCCCGAGGTCTTCACCGCGTACGCGGCGATGGGGGAGTCGGCGGAACCGGCGTCGGCGCCGCCCGAGCGCAGCCGGGTCTGGGCCTGCTGGTCGTCGTCGAACGGCTGGATGGTCAGCTTCTTGCCGGCCGGACACTTCTTCGCCTGGGCCTTGGCGAGATCGTGGGAGACCGTGCCGCGCTCCATGACGATCGTCTTGCCGCAGAGGTCCGCCCAGGACTTGATGCCCTCGTCCTTGCCCTTCTGCGTGTAGATCGAGACACCGGCGGAGTAGTAGTCGACGAAGTCGACGCCCTCACCGACCTTCTTGCCGTCCGAGATGCCGTTCTGCCGGTCCTTGGTGTCGGTCATCGCGGACATCGCGACGTCGTAGCGCTTGGCGCGCAGACCGGTCACCAGCGTGTCGAACGTGCCGTTCTCGAACTCGAACTTCACCCCGAGCTGCTTGCCGAGCGCCGCGCCCAGGTCCGGGTCGATGCCCGCGACCTTGCCGGAACTGTCCTTGAACTCGACGGGTGCGTAAGCGATGTCGGAGCCGACCTTGACGACGCCCTTCGCCTTGATGTCCTGCGGCAGCAGATGGCCGAGCGGCGCGCCGCCGCCCTTGACCGTCTCCGAGCCCTTGGGCGCGTCGTTCTTGGTCTGGTCGCCGCAGCCGGTCAGCAGCAGGGCGCCGGCGACCGCGATGGCGCCGACCGCGGCCGTCCGGGACTTCATTGCGGTCGTGCGGCGCGTGGAGCGTGCGGTCATGGCGAGGGTCCTCCGGCGGATCGTGGATACCGATGCAGGAGCCGCGACCCCACGTTGACGGGGAGTCGCGACCATGTGGTTACGGCATCTTGCCAGCCCGACTGGTCCGTTCAGGTGGCTGGGCATGTCAAAATCGGGTAACGGGTCACCCCCGTTCCCTCATTGGCCGGTACGACAGCACCGGACCATCTGCTGGAACGCGCACCTTCCGCCGGAGAATCTCCGGCCGTGCCGACGCGTGGACCCAGTTCGTGGCACCCGGACGACGGGCCCGAATATCCCGCTATGAGTCACGTCATCGAGTCGATTTGGACTCGTCCGTGGTGCGGTCCATCCGGTAGAACAGACGGTTACACCCCTCATCCGGGGCTCAGGGCGCGTGTGCGGCGCGCCCGCGCGTATGTACCTCCCCCCGCCCGGCGGGCCAACCGGCCGGCGCGGGGCACGTACGCGGTGCCCGCCCACCCCTCCTCAACCAGGAGTGGCCACCCTCAACTGATGAAGACTTAAGGGGTCACAACCAATGGCAGCGGAGATCATCAATCCTCGCAGCGACAGCTACACCTCTTCCTCGCACGACGAGGAGCCCTTCGATCCGGCCTTCGCGCTGCATCGCGGCGGCAAGATGGCCATTCAGGCCACGGTGCCGGTGCGCGACCGGGACGACCTGTCCCTCGCGTACACGCCCGGCGTGGCGAAGGTGTGCAGCGCCATCGCCGAGAACCCGGAACTCGTCCACGAGTACACCTGGAAGTCGCAGGTCGTGGCGGTCGTGACGGACGGCACCGCGGTGCTGGGGCTCGGCGACATCGGCCCGGAGGCGTCCCTTCCCGTGATGGAGGGGAAGGCCATCCTGTTCAAGCAGTTCGGCGGTGTCGACGCCGTTCCGATCGCGCTGGCGACCACCGACACCGACGAGATCATCGAGACCGTGGTGCGCCTCGCGCCCTCCTTCGGGGGCGTCAACCTGGAGGACATCTCCGCGCCGCGCTGCTTCGAGATCGAACGCAGGCTCCAGGAACAGCTGGACATTCCGGTCTTCCACGACGACCAGCACGGCACCGCCGTCGTCACCCTGGCCGCCCTGCGCAACGCGGCGACGCTCACCGGGCGTTCGCTGGGCCAGCTGCGCGCGGTCATCTCGGGCGCGGGCGCGGCGGGTGTCGCGATCGCGAGGATCCTCGTCGAGGCGGGCATCGGCGATGTCGCGGTG from Streptomyces sp. NBC_01267 harbors:
- a CDS encoding ABC transporter substrate-binding protein, yielding MTARSTRRTTAMKSRTAAVGAIAVAGALLLTGCGDQTKNDAPKGSETVKGGGAPLGHLLPQDIKAKGVVKVGSDIAYAPVEFKDSSGKVAGIDPDLGAALGKQLGVKFEFENGTFDTLVTGLRAKRYDVAMSAMTDTKDRQNGISDGKKVGEGVDFVDYYSAGVSIYTQKGKDEGIKSWADLCGKTIVMERGTVSHDLAKAQAKKCPAGKKLTIQPFDDDQQAQTRLRSGGADAGSADSPIAAYAVKTSGGGKDFQIVGPTVQAAPYGIAVAKGNDQLTKAIQQAMDAIIKNGEYDKILAKWGAEQGAVTSAKINGGS
- a CDS encoding NAD(P)-dependent malic enzyme; its protein translation is MAAEIINPRSDSYTSSSHDEEPFDPAFALHRGGKMAIQATVPVRDRDDLSLAYTPGVAKVCSAIAENPELVHEYTWKSQVVAVVTDGTAVLGLGDIGPEASLPVMEGKAILFKQFGGVDAVPIALATTDTDEIIETVVRLAPSFGGVNLEDISAPRCFEIERRLQEQLDIPVFHDDQHGTAVVTLAALRNAATLTGRSLGQLRAVISGAGAAGVAIARILVEAGIGDVAVCDRRGIVSADREDLTDIKREVAGFTNKAGLVGPLETAMSGADVFIGVSGGTVPEPAVASMAEGAFIFAMANPNPEIHPTVASKYAAVVATGRSDFPNQINNVLAFPGIFAGALQVRASRITEGMKLAAAEALAAVVADELTPECVIPSPFDERVAPAVTAAVAAAARAEGVARR